In Kribbella amoyensis, the genomic stretch CTGACCGATCAGGTCGGTGCCCATCAACGCGACGGGCAGGGTCATCTCCTGGATCGGGAACGGCTCGACGATGCCGACGCGATCGAGCGCGTCGCAGATCTCGGGCAGAACCCCGAGCTCTCGGAAGGTGGTCAGGCTGATCGCCTCTCAACATGCTTGATACGGACAGATGCAACAGTGAGCCGGGCGCAAGAGGGCACTAACTGCCCTGGTGTGTGGAGGCGCGGGACACTGTGCAAGCGGCTCGCACCAGCTGCCCATCCGGGCACGTCACCGGCGAAACGCCCTCCAGTGTAGCCGTAAACCATGTCGTGGTACCCCCACCCGTCGTTCCACGGCTCGGACACGCTGCGCGGACGGCGGGCGCGGAACCGTTTTCCGAGCGTTACCCCACCCTCCGGCGATGGGCCGATATGGTGCGGGACATGACCGAGCGCCGTGAGGGATTCGACCGATCCACCCCGCCTTGTGCCGCGCAGACCCCGGAGCGGATCGGGGCCGTCGGTGAGTGAGACGACCGCCTTCGACGATCCCGCCTACCGGGCCGCGGCGGTGGATCTGCTGGGCGTTCTGGCGTACGGCGAACTGACCGCGTTCGAGCGGATCGCCGAGGACGCGAAGCTGGCGCCGACCCTCGACGACAAGGCCCAGCTGGCCCAGCTGGCGACCACCGAGTTCGGCCACTTCGTCCGGCTCCGGGACCGGCTGGTGGAGCTCGGCGTGGACCCGATGGACGCGATGCAGCCGTTCGTCACCCCGCTGGACGCGTTCCACGACCACACCGCCCCGTCCGACTGGCTCGAGGGCCTGGTCAAGGCGTACGTCGGGGACGGTCTGGCCAACGACTTCTACCGCGAGATCGCGTCGTACGTCGACGCCGGGACCCGGTCGCTGGTGCTCGAGGTCTTCGCCGACTCCGGCCAGGCGGAGTTCGTCGTCGACCGGGTCCGGGCCGCCATCGCCGACGACCCCAAGCTCGGCGGCCGGCTCGCGCTCTGGGGCCGCCGCCTGGTCGGTGAAGCCCTCAGCCAGGCCCAGCGCATCGCCGCCGACCGGGACTCCCTGGCGTCCCTGCTGGCCGGCAGCGTCGACCGCCCCGGCCTGGACCTGGCCGCCATCGGCCGCATGTTCACCCGCCTCACCGAAGCCCACACAGCCCGCATGACC encodes the following:
- a CDS encoding ferritin-like fold-containing protein is translated as MSETTAFDDPAYRAAAVDLLGVLAYGELTAFERIAEDAKLAPTLDDKAQLAQLATTEFGHFVRLRDRLVELGVDPMDAMQPFVTPLDAFHDHTAPSDWLEGLVKAYVGDGLANDFYREIASYVDAGTRSLVLEVFADSGQAEFVVDRVRAAIADDPKLGGRLALWGRRLVGEALSQAQRIAADRDSLASLLAGSVDRPGLDLAAIGRMFTRLTEAHTARMTALGLQA